One genomic segment of Ascochyta rabiei chromosome 20, complete sequence includes these proteins:
- a CDS encoding Protein S-acyltransferase, translated as MPTQQHLSTQAQSQAQSQGARDVETHEHHAKASASGGLNLNLLGALSGALTSTTKKTTRSAADGSQAATEERRTAATASGAAQGQGNAYAAADASEGSKKTKAREQTNAVAESKKLEKVDHLGIEG; from the exons ATGCCCACCCAACAACACCTCAGCACGCAGGCCCAGTCGCAGGCCCAGTCCCAAGGTGCACGAGACGTAGAGACGCACGAACACCACGCGAAAGCCAGTGCATCGGGGGGGTTGAATCTCAACCTCCTCGGCGCTCTATCCGGCGCTCTCACCTCGACGACGAAAAAGACAACGCGCAGCGCGGCTGACGGGTCGCAGGCTGCGACGGAAGAGCGGCGAACGGCTG CAACAGCCAGCGGAGCAGCGCAGGGCCAGGGAAACGCATATGCAGCCGCGGACGCCTCGGAAGGCAGCAAGAAGACGAAAGCAAGGGAGCAGACGAATGCCGTGGCCGAGAGCAAGAAGCTGGAGAAGGTGGATCATTTAGGGATCGAGGGGTGA
- a CDS encoding Small ribosomal subunit biogenesis gives MKITNSAVPVYTVSGSEARPLPEWLIRRRKRSLKNDPEFASRVELLQDFGFDEASQCVRVSEDGDWVMSTGTYKPQIHTHYLPHLSLSFARNTNTLNETFRILSSDYTKSVHLQADRVIEFHTGGGLHHATRIPRYGRDLVYDKRSAECLVPAVGVNADGLGEAFRLNLEVGRFMRSYEIDVGGDDLLTAAPGSLQGGVDAGAVNTAAIAEDSHNLLAFGTSLGTVEFWDSRSRNRVGILSPPHDPFEGRSQVTALTFPRAGLNLALGHSNGLVHLYDLRSPTPLLKKDQGYGFAIKNIIYLESNTTSRTHVAEPKILTADKRIIKIWDPQTGTPWTSVEPAVDLNHVEWVKDSGMLLTANEGKQQHSFFIPQLGPAPKWCAFLDNIVEEMAEDPNDPNAFAAPATGQVYDNFKFLTTAQLKALNLDHLIGTTSLLRPYMHGYFVAQKLYEEARLISNPDMWQEQREKSIAEKINKERESRIRGNKKVAVKVNRALAEKMQAREEEKDRRRAKRVLKKGGDDDMLDAAAPAVEAPEKPAGLLGDSRFARLFEDEDFQVDEQSHEFQAINPSTKIPKGLTAAEQEDLESPHGSDTSDSDASDAEERPARKAPADTRISSSSYRKAGHNNPMLPQPKGPHMVVSSSRTKKHAPQADKTFGSRVSKLKDATPKSSTTTVVGEREITFAPEQKKKKSETASAAQRHDRRKEKNIRSASGNAFRGL, from the exons ATGAAGATCACCAACTCGGCCGTCCCCGTCTACACCGTCAGCGGCAGCGAGGCCCGGCCCCTGCCCGAGTGGCTGATCCGCCGGCGGAAGAGAAGCCTGAAGAACGACCCCGAGTTTGCCAGCCGGGTGGAGCTGCTGCAGGACTTTGGCTTCGACGAGGCCAGCCAGTGCGTGCGCGTCAGCGAAGATGGCGACTGGGTCATGTCCACGGGCACCTACAAG CCTCAGATCCACACCCACTACCTCCCCCACCTGTCGCTCTCCTTTGCCCGCAACACAAACACCCTCAACGAGACCTTCCGCATCCTCTCCTCCGACTACACCAAGAGCGTCCACCTGCAGGCCGACCGCGTCATCGAGTTCCACACGGGCGGCGGCCTCCACCACGCAACGCGCATACCGCGCTATGGCCGCGACCTCGTCTACGACAAGCGCTCCGCAGAGTGTCTGGTGCCCGCCGTCGGCGTCAACGCAGACGGCCTGGGCGAGGCCTTTCGGCTGAACCTCGAGGTCGGACGCTTCATGCGCAGCTACGAGATCGACGTGGGCGGCGACGACCTCCTCACCGCCGCCCCGGGCTCGCTGCAGGGCGGCGTCGACGCCGGCGCCGTCAACACGGCCGCCATCGCAGAAGACAGCCACAACCTGCTGGCCTTTGGCACCTCGCTGGGCACCGTCGAGTTCTGGGACTCGAGGTCGCGCAACAGGGTCGGCATCCTGTCCCCGCCCCACGACCCCTTCGAGGGCCGCTCCCAAGTCACCGCACTCACCTTCCCCCGCGCAGGCCTGAATCTCGCCCTCGGCCACTCCAACGGCCTGGTCCACCTCTACGACCTGCGCTCGCCCACGCCGCTGCTCAAGAAGGACCAGGGCTACGGCTTCGCCATCAAGAACATCATCTACCTCGAGTCCAACACCACCTCGCGCACCCACGTCGCCGAGCCCAAGATCCTCACAGCCGACAAGCGCATCATCAAGATCTGGGACCCTCAGACCGGCACCCCCTGGACCTCGGTCGAGCCCGCCGTCGACCTCAACCACGTCGAGTGGGTCAAGGACAGCGGCATGCTCCTGACCGCAAACGAAGGCAAGCAGCAGCACTCGTTCTTCATCCCCCAGCTCGGCCCCGCGCCCAAGTGGTGCGCCTTCCTCGACAACATCGTCGAAGAAATGGCCGAGGACCCAAACGACCCCAACGCCTTCGCCGCTCCCGCCACCGGCCAGGTCTACGACAACTTCAAGTTCCTGACCACCGCCCAGCTCAAGGCGCTCAACCTCGACCACCTCATCGGCACAACGAGCCTGCTGCGCCCGTACATGCACGGCTACTTTGTCGCCCAGAAGCTGTACGAGGAGGCCAGGCTCATCTCCAACCCCGACATGTGGCAGGAGCAGCGCGAGAAGAGCATCGCCGAGAAGATCAACAAGGAGCGCGAGAGCAGGATCCGCGGCAACAAAAAGGTCGCCGTCAAGGTCAACAGGGCCCTGGCCGAGAAGATGCAGGCGCGCGAAGAGGAGAAGGACCGGAGACGCGCCAAGCGCGTGCTCAAAAAGGGCGGCGACGACGATATGCTCGATGCCGCCGCGCCCGCCGTCGAGGCGCCCGAGAAGCCGGCCGGTCTGCTCGGCGACTCGCGTTTCGCCCGTCTCTTCGAGGACGAAGACTTCCAGGTCGACGAGCAGTCGCACGAGTTCCAGGCCATCAACCCCAGCACCAAGATCCCCAAGGGCCTCACCGCCGCCGAGCAGGAAGACCTCGAGTCGCCCCACGGCTCCGACACCTCCGACTCGGACGCCTCGGACGCAGAAGAGCGACCCGCCCGCAAAGCCCCCGCCGACACCCGAatctcctcgtcctcgtacCGCAAAGCCGGGCACAACAACCCGATGCTCCCCCAACCAAAGGGCCCGCACATGGTCGTCTCGTCCTCGCGCACGAAAAAGCACGCCCCCCAAGCCGACAAGACGTTCGGCTCCCGCGTCTCCAAGCTCAAAGACGCCACGCCCAAATCCAGCACCACGACCGTCGTCGGCGAGCGCGAAATCACCTTCGCCCccgagcagaagaagaagaagtccGAGACGGCGAGTGCGGCGCAGCGCCACGACAGAAGGAAAGAGAAGAACATCCGCAGCGCCAGCGGGAATGCGTTCCGCGGCCTGTAA
- a CDS encoding mediator of RNA polymerase II transcription subunit 13, which yields MEYLKTCTTNAQVIGDFEAVAYQAFSVARTAALADGSPSEDTRAVEAALRARQLFVARDPTRPCLWLFTPTALDHAASHPADLPDVPGYLLQREHAGLTKALEYARPPLAVRYPPAASYAALAAAQNNAAHFADTRATPSTSSQATASDQPPPPDCFTVYELFTSSVVALITLSLVKECAVTALNYRTLISRPVFHSHQDAIPASDLRADPHWLTSITVQWASSGTLVVSTFTEQNHDINCLQDVSTDAERKRLVGKCVRVAPNGALGRIITFDDPLHLALEDAAHRPRRKRAKRSTLEQSIEKWKSTVKRWLSWKGYSLPNLDCSSAWVRLRTTFNDQPAASDCVFVSSDQDVLWPRALCYYYGASSEAEPPAPLGHGPGTADSVLAWFEGLESAGFRDPYDVAQEWLTGKAERDKKMLDAQRKAKKAEEDVAHHKEEVQGLFPSSPLNTRIGAYGELQPVSGVYPTPPDGVAPGASIFTSDTPSVTGAAANVILAPGGTNPAINLSAPQDSAPAATTQQPATSPAAAAETNQFDTSGGNDDLFGDDMDDDRYENVVGDDDFDFFDRPNDGDVEMTDAAPAPDTKLAVLETPKPPVSVKAESKEEASDPLASLENPPASAASDPIAGPAHQAQEKHTVAAPEHDTTKLDSDAQDQQTPSAKAYTPPLSPSRVRDALKASPKNALPLHIPQNELQDRRGSAFGPLAFSRKMSMSDAKYQGGRHGPHTDTEPKEDQLEHSRPKSLRNVPLLTKLRYAVALSSAANLPKITPSIKGASDDSGSDIDSESMSSDVSDEDADALLPTVSTSFTGGPIVSAKRKLPTEGNATPLSVTSFAESLGGDLLELQNLHLDESSLLTFEPSGRDWSLAKLPSPLERPVVGARHSMPLFPHPIGQVPDTPTSQPDAYFETPDDRPASGADSINVVQMIAEQIISATLDILDEDPATPPCAVHSSMGKRWSAVIKELFPKSADCNLPALAAVNDVFPEMSAHPKGQQRIPARKPNETPPIPGSQMYLINPPFIRVRRGETPWDLLPPAVAFWESLGLAPVNGPKNVVAFCIYPHSDSLRPCLEGFLLHMQLAYDTCKLGTHTRVETVSEYEGGLVPCRVATPAAPRAVYKALRETCVQLGKVLAARHVHIREQHDANVDAFIIYMVNPFDEPSALWELCASFWTLFQTYGQGPAHAGQPQKPDLVLQIIPIKYIASFNHPVILPSNTYVKLAHEVYSRSPPSTPNEDKTPLPIASAPAFQLEESIPRVVPFKLQSHPPQDLLRENSYIHMAYAISLDGTWLTAAWTDSCGKSQATSTYHLGTRPFRELAKEIWATTVSIVEARKVQWRVCIARAGVMDKEELETWVFLTSCPTQLNLFITLLNVDTQPSYQFTATAPASTSQSNPNTPAATPGAGVSPDPTLGLTPAATPSAVDTAADLTQDPDARLLDVTDETWGIILAHRLHNSNSTNQFNPALISGLLVKRGPTHATSAGTAREERPIAIAVNILWIGAVGSTRATASPFPPTPGGSDPAGSSYLSGGSHPPPPGTASQPPTPTQSPQQTSSLMWTPTPQTRVTAENLLKEIMQQFRGLGLLARLRGLRGGRHGTVPWHINAALRGVEGLGRVTGGR from the exons ATGGAATACCTCAAGACGTGCACCACGAATGCGCAAGTCATT GGAGACTTCGAAGCTGTCGCCTACCAGGCCTTCTCCGTCGCCCGCACCGCCGCCCTCGCCGACGGGAGCCCCTCGGAGGACACGCGCGCTGTCGAGGCCGCCCTGCGCGCACGCCAGCTCTTCGTAGCACGTGACCCCACCAGGCCCTGCCTATGGCTCTTCACTCCCACCGCTCTCGACCACGCCGCCTCGCACCCTGCCGACCTGCCCGACGTCCCAGGCTATCTGCTGCAAC GCGAACACGCAGGTCTCACAAAAGCCCTCGAATACGCACGTCCGCCCTTGGCTGTTCGCTACCCCCCTGCAGCTTCCTACGCCGCCCTGGCCGCCGCCCAGAACAACGCCGCCCACTTTGCCGACACGCGCGCCACccccagcaccagcagccaGGCCACTGCCTCGGACCAGCCGCCGCCTCCTGATTGCTTCACCGTCTACGAGCTCTTCACCTCGTCTGTCGTTGCCCTCATCACCCTGTCCCTGGTCAAGGAATGCGCCGTGACCGCGCTCAACTACCGTACCTTGATATCCAGGCCCGTCTTCCACTCGCACCAAGACGCCATCCCCGCCTCCGACCTTCGCGCCGACCCGCACTGGCTCACCAGCATCACCGTGCAATGGGCGAGCTCCGGTACGCTCGTCGTGTCGACCTTCACCGAACAGAATCACGACATCAACTGCCTGCAGGACGTCTCCACCGACGCCGAGCGTAAGCGCCTGGTCGGCAAGTGTGTGCGCGTGGCTCCCAATGGCGCGCTCGGCAGGATCATAACTTTCGACGACCCTCTGCACCTCGCCCTCGAAGACGCTGCCCATCGCCCGCGCAGAAAGCGAGCCAAGAGAAGCACGCTGGAGCAGAGCATTGAAAAATGGAAGAGCACCGTCAAGCGCTGGCTCTCTTGGAAGGGCTACTCGCTGCCCAACCTTGACTGCAGCAGCGCCTGGGTCAGGCTGCGCACCACGTTCAACGACCAGCCAGCCGCATCGGACTGCGTCTTTGTCTCTTCAGACCAAGACGTGCTGTGGCCTCGGGCGTTGTGCTACTACTACGGAGCGTCCAGTGAGGCAGAGCCGCCGGCGCCGTTGGGACATGGCCCTGGCACGGCCGACAGCGTACTGGCGTGGTTCGAGGGCCTCGAGTCGGCAGGCTTCAGAGACCCCTACGACGTTGCCCAGGAATGGCTCACCGGCAAGGCGGAGCGCGACAAGAAGATGTTGGATGCACAGCGCAAAGCCAAAAAGGCCGAGGAAGACGTGGCCCATCACAAAGAGGAGGTCCAAGGTCTGTTCCCGTCGTCGCCGCTCAACACGCGAATCGGCGCCTACGGAGAGCTCCAACCCGTCAGCGGCGTGTATCCAACGCCCCCTGACGGTGTTGCGCCGGGCGCCTCCATCTTCACCAGCGACACACCCAGCGTCACCGGTGCAGCTGCAAACGTCATTCTCGCACCTGGCGGCACCAACCCTGCCATCAACCTGTCAGCGCCGCAGGACAGTGCGCCAGCAGCAACGACACAGCAACCGGCCACGTCCCCCGCGGCAGCCGCAGAGACCAACCAGTTTGACACATCTGGCGGCAATGACGACCTTTTTGGAGACGACATGGATGACGACAGATACGAGAATGTCGTTGGTGACGATGACTTTGACTTTTTTGACAGGCCCAACGACGGAGACGTGGAGATGACGGACGCCGCACCAGCTCCAGACACCAAACTCGCAGTACTCGAGACGCCCAAGCCGCCTGTCAGCGTAAAGGCAGAGAGCAAGGAGGAAGCGTCCGACCCCCTAGCGTCGCTCGAAAACCCACCTGCTTCCGCAGCGAGCGACCCAATCGCAGGTCCAGCGCACCAGGCGCAAGAAAAGCACACTGTTGCTGCTCCCGAGCACGACACCACTAAGCTGGACAGCGATGCGCAAGACCAGCAAACGCCATCGGCCAAAGCGTACACACCTCCGCTGAGCCCGAGCAGAGTACGAGATGCACTGAAAGCCTCTCCAAAGAACGCACTGCCCCTGCACATACCGCAGAACGAGCTTCAAGACCGCCGGGGCAGCGCGTTTGGTCCTCTCGCCTTCAGCCGCAAGATGAGTATGTCTGATGCGAAATACCAAGGTGGGCGTCATGGGCCTCACACCGATACCGAGCCTAAAGAAGATCAACTTGAACACTCTCGACCCAAGAGCCTTCGAAATGTGCCGCTGCTCACCAAGCTTCGCTATGCAGTCGCACTTTCATCGGCGGCCAATTTGCCAAAGATTACACCCTCCATCAAGGGCGCTAGTGACGACTCGGGTTCTGATATCGACTCGGAGAGCATGAGCTCTGATGTGTCAGACGAGGATGCTGACGCCCTTCTCCCCACGGTTTCGACATCCTTCACAGGCGGCCCCATCGTGTCGGCCAAGAGGAAGCTACCGACAGAGGGCAACGCTACGCCACTGTCTGTCACCTCGTTCGCTGAATCGCTCGGTGGAGACCTGCTCGAGCTCCAGAACCTCCACCTCGACGAAAGCTCATTGCTCACATTCGAGCCAAGCGGTCGGGATTGGTCTCTGGCGAAGCTCCCTTCTCCGCTGGAGAGACCGGTGGTGGGCGCCCGTCACAGCATGCCGTTGTTTCCGCATCCCATCGGCCAAGTCCCGGATACGCCCACGTCACAGCCAGATGCTTACTTTGAGACCCCAGACGACAGGCCAGCCAGCGGAGCAGACAGCATCAACGTAGTGCAGATGATTGCCGAGCAAATCATCTCCGCCACGCTCGACATCCTCGACGAAGACCCCGCAACACCGCCTTGTGCTGTGCACAGCTCGATGGGGAAGCGCTGGAGTGCTGTCATCAAGGAGCTGTTCCCAAAATCTGCCGACTGTAACCTGCCTGCGCTAGCAGCTGTCAACGATGTCTTCCCCGAAATGTCAGCTCACCCCAAGGGGCAGCAGAGGATTCCGGCGCGGAAACCGAACGAGACCCCGCCGATTCCTGGAAGTCAGATGTACCTGATTAACCCGCCTTTCATCCGGGTGCGGCGTGGGGAGACTCCTTGGGACCTGCTGCCGCCTGCCGTAGCGTTTTGGGAGTCGCTGGGGCTGGCGCCAGTCAATGGGCCGAAGAACGTGGTTGCCTTTTGTATCTACCCACATAGCGACTCGCTGAGGCCATGCCTGGAGGGTTTCCTTCTGCACATGCAGCTCGCCTACGATACCTGCAAGCTCGGGACCCATACGCGAGTCGAGACTGTGAGCGAGTACGAGGGCGGTCTGGTGCCTTGTAGAGTGGCGACGCCTGCAGCGCCTCGTGCCGTCTACAAGGCACTGCGGGAGACGTGCGTCCAGCTCGGAAAGGTTTTGGCTGCAAGACACGTCCACATTCGTGAACAGCACGACGCGAACGTCGACGCCTTCATCATCTACATGGTCAATCCGTTCGACGAACCCTCCGCCCTGTGGGAGCTCTGCGCCTCCTTCTGGACCCTCTTCCAGACCTACGGCCAAGGCCCAGCGCACGCGGGCCAGCCACAGAAGCCGGATCTTGTTCTCCAAATCATACCCATCAAATACATTGCCTCCTTCAACCATCCCGTCATCCTCCCCAGCAACACCTACGTCAAGCTCGCCCACGAAGTCTACTCCCGCAGCCCACCCAGCACGCCCAACGAGGACAAGACCCCTCTCCCCATCGCCTCTGCACCTGCCTTTCAGCTCGAAGAGTCGATTCCTCGCGTGGTGCCGTTCAAGTTGCAGTCTCATCCTCCGCAAGATTTGCTGAGGGAGAACTCGTACATACACATGGCATACGCCATCAGTCTTGACGGCACATGGTTGACTGCTGCATGGACCGATAGCTGCGGGAAGAGCCAGGCTACGTCAACGTACCACCTCGGCACGCGCCCATTTCGCGAGCTTGCAAAGGAGATCTGGGCGACCACTGTCTCGATTGTAGAGGCGAGGAAAGTGCAGTGGCGTGTCTGCATCGCGCGCGCGGGCGTCATGGATAAGGAAGAGCTGGAAACGTGGGTGTTTCTCACCTCCTGCCCTACGCAGTTGAACCTGTTCATTACGCTCCTCAACGTAGACACGCAGCCGTCATATCAGTTCACCGCCACAGCGCCCGCCTCAACGAGTCAAAGCAATCCAAACACCCCAGCCGCCACACCCGGCGCAGGAGTCTCTCCAGATCCCACGCTTGGCCTTACGCCCGCCGCGACACCGTCCGCCGTTGACACTGCAGCCGATCTCACACAAGACCCGGACGCGCGCCTCCTAGACGTAACGGACGAGACCTGGGGCATCATCCTCGCGCACCGCCTCCACAACAGCAACTCCACCAACCAGTTCAACCCCGCGCTCATCTCCGGTCTGCTCGTGAAGCGCGGGCCAACCCATGCCACATCAGCAGGCACAGCCCGAGAAGAACGCCCCATAGCCATTGCCGTGAACATCCTCTGGATTGGCGCCGTCGGCAGCACCCGCGCCACCGCATCACCCTTCCCGCCTACACCAGGCGGCTCAGACCCGGCCGGCAGCTCCTATCTCTCGGGCGGGTCTCATCCTCCGCCACCGGGCACCGCCAGCCagccgcccacgcccacccAAAGCCCCCAGCAGACGAGCAGTCTCATGTGGACGCCCACACCGCAGACGCGCGTCACGGCCGAGAACCTGCTGAAAGAAATCATGCAGCAGTTCAGGGGCTTGGGTTTGTTGGCCAGACTGCGAGGTCTAAGGGGCGGCAGACACGGGACCGTGCCGTGGCACATCAACGCGGCGCTCCGGGGGGTCGAAGGGCTCGGTCGCGTGACGGGCGGCCGGTGA